From the Hymenobacter yonginensis genome, one window contains:
- a CDS encoding LIC11966 family surface protein — protein sequence MRISTLAAAILLAAVSTTALGQAFTDPGAYNNAIVAEQLIMQKKNLRYISKAAHSENERKIEARRQDVVAQNKASLAKISHMPGYEGNTEFRDRAKAAFQQMLDVYAADYKQVNSLAASRTQSLEAMQRYFDAVEAAEQKLEVAGDSMEAAQKRFAARYKMTMSEDAEARKMSAVIRQVSEVNTYQHKVFLAFFRVEKANAKLTDGLNAQNAADFEAARVLLAAETDKALAELNAVPAFRGKDTQYRDATRDYAKFYLIWSANQFKKMTELIENKDKLTKVDVDTFNGYIKAYNAQNSKLMDAYNRAANNFQAAYIPVFND from the coding sequence ATGCGCATTTCTACTCTCGCTGCGGCCATCCTGTTGGCGGCCGTTTCCACCACCGCTTTGGGGCAGGCCTTCACCGACCCGGGCGCCTACAACAACGCCATTGTGGCCGAGCAGCTGATCATGCAGAAGAAAAACCTGCGCTACATCAGCAAGGCGGCCCACAGCGAAAACGAGCGCAAGATTGAGGCCCGCCGCCAGGACGTGGTAGCCCAGAATAAGGCCTCGCTGGCTAAAATCTCGCACATGCCCGGCTACGAGGGCAACACTGAGTTCCGCGACCGGGCCAAAGCCGCGTTTCAGCAGATGCTGGACGTGTATGCCGCCGACTACAAGCAGGTAAACTCGCTGGCCGCCAGCCGCACGCAGAGCCTGGAAGCCATGCAGCGCTACTTCGACGCCGTGGAAGCCGCCGAGCAGAAGCTGGAAGTGGCCGGCGACAGTATGGAAGCCGCGCAGAAGCGCTTTGCTGCCCGCTACAAGATGACCATGAGCGAAGACGCCGAGGCCCGCAAGATGAGCGCCGTCATCCGGCAGGTGTCGGAGGTGAACACCTACCAGCACAAGGTGTTTCTGGCGTTCTTCCGGGTGGAAAAGGCCAATGCCAAGCTCACCGACGGCCTCAACGCCCAGAACGCCGCCGACTTCGAGGCTGCCCGCGTGCTGCTGGCCGCCGAAACCGACAAAGCCCTGGCCGAGCTCAACGCCGTGCCTGCCTTCCGCGGCAAAGACACCCAGTACCGCGACGCCACCCGCGACTACGCCAAGTTCTACCTGATCTGGAGCGCCAACCAGTTCAAGAAGATGACCGAGCTGATCGAAAACAAGGACAAGCTCACCAAAGTGGACGTGGACACCTTCAACGGCTACATCAAGGCCTACAACGCCCAGAACAGCAAGTTGATGGATGCCTACAACCGCGCCGCCAACAACTTCCAGGCCGCTTACATCCCGGTCTTCAACGACTAA
- a CDS encoding energy transducer TonB yields the protein MKRILFALWLTGSSAAYAQQAPAGPAPATTVEYYSEDGEKLPSAQNAHHRVETIRRDSLGGIVREFYPSGSLLGVLFFADLKKRQLHGTCTTWYENGKPHTREDYVAGKRHGELLVYYPDGKLRRRDQFVEGRRTAGECFDADGQPVAYFEYEQLPVYRGGQDALLSFIAHNVRYPGTALRNKVQGKVQVGFVLSAKGEIENVRVIQSLSPETDAEAMRVVRQLRSFQPGRKDGQPVRVSYTVPINFALK from the coding sequence GTGAAACGAATTCTATTTGCCTTGTGGCTGACGGGCAGCAGCGCTGCCTATGCCCAGCAGGCCCCGGCCGGCCCGGCACCAGCCACAACAGTCGAGTATTACTCTGAGGACGGGGAGAAGCTGCCGTCGGCGCAAAACGCCCATCACCGTGTTGAAACCATCCGCCGCGACAGTCTGGGCGGCATCGTGCGCGAGTTTTACCCCAGCGGCAGCCTCCTGGGAGTGCTCTTCTTCGCTGATCTGAAGAAGCGCCAGCTGCACGGCACCTGCACCACTTGGTACGAGAACGGCAAGCCCCACACCCGAGAGGATTACGTGGCGGGCAAGCGGCACGGCGAACTGTTGGTGTACTATCCCGATGGCAAACTGCGCCGTCGCGACCAGTTTGTGGAAGGCCGTCGCACGGCCGGGGAGTGTTTCGATGCCGATGGGCAGCCGGTTGCCTATTTCGAGTACGAGCAGCTGCCCGTGTACCGGGGCGGGCAGGACGCGCTGCTCAGTTTTATTGCCCACAACGTGCGCTACCCAGGTACGGCGCTTCGCAACAAAGTGCAGGGCAAGGTGCAGGTTGGTTTTGTATTGAGTGCGAAGGGGGAAATTGAAAACGTCCGCGTCATTCAGTCGCTGTCCCCTGAAACCGATGCCGAAGCCATGCGGGTAGTGCGCCAGCTACGCAGTTTCCAGCCCGGCCGGAAGGATGGCCAACCAGTACGCGTCAGCTACACGGTGCCCATCAACTTTGCGCTTAAGTAA
- a CDS encoding response regulator transcription factor: MHILVIEDEPGIARFLKQGLEEEGFAVDVADNGTTGLARALAGAYDLLLVDWMLPGLTGLELCRQLRAAHQATPLIFLTAKDTVPDTVAGLQAGANDYIKKPFHFEELLERIRVQLRPAPAPTGETERFTVGPVVLDVGTHQVYKDQQEIALTQKEFALLEYLLRHKGKVCRRQSIIENVWDIHFEYNTGVIDVYMNALRKKLGFSKDDDYLQTIRGIGYVARD, translated from the coding sequence ATGCATATTCTGGTAATCGAAGACGAGCCCGGCATTGCGCGCTTTCTGAAGCAGGGCCTGGAGGAAGAAGGTTTTGCCGTGGACGTGGCCGACAACGGCACCACCGGCCTGGCCCGCGCGCTGGCCGGTGCCTACGACCTGCTGCTCGTGGACTGGATGCTGCCCGGCCTCACTGGGCTGGAGCTGTGCCGGCAGTTGCGCGCGGCCCACCAGGCCACGCCCCTCATCTTCCTCACCGCCAAAGACACCGTGCCCGACACTGTGGCGGGCCTGCAGGCCGGCGCCAACGACTACATCAAGAAGCCCTTTCATTTCGAGGAGCTGCTGGAGCGTATCCGGGTGCAGTTGCGCCCCGCACCCGCGCCCACTGGTGAAACCGAGCGTTTCACGGTCGGCCCCGTCGTTCTGGACGTGGGCACGCACCAGGTCTACAAAGACCAGCAGGAAATTGCCCTGACTCAGAAGGAGTTTGCGCTGCTGGAATACCTGCTGCGCCACAAAGGCAAAGTCTGCCGCCGCCAGAGTATCATCGAAAACGTCTGGGATATTCACTTCGAATACAACACCGGCGTCATCGACGTGTACATGAACGCGCTGCGCAAGAAGCTAGGCTTCAGCAAAGACGACGACTACCTGCAAACCATCCGCGGCATCGGCTACGTCGCCCGGGATTAG
- a CDS encoding sensor histidine kinase, protein MPFTFKNRIALHYILATAALVAVVYGMVYGVVKNQVYADLDASLRFEAAKHMRELVVENGRFRFARKEEWQEREHREVQVNPVFIQVADLQGRPMDRSPNLNNARLVFDPAADGHVPLNALLRGEAIRQVQEPVLRNGRPVGYLLAAISSESAMHVLQSLETVLLGSFPVVLLVLFGIARLLAGRSISPIAAITATTNRITQSNLAERIALPPRPDELHTLASAINQLLERMEKAVVREKQFTADASHELRTPLAVLKGTLEVLVRKPRSAAEYVENITLSVQEIDRLTHLVDQLLLLARFDSAPQVEHRQELPVLSSVHDVLHRRRAALEARRIRVDVQDADTPPIHSDPYLVDLILDNLLDNAVKYSPAGSTITVALDEAGARQRCTISDEGIGIRPEDLGRIFDPLYRSDALAHKEIGGTGLGLSIVARACALLGIELAVASELGRGSTFTLLFPAG, encoded by the coding sequence ATGCCCTTCACCTTCAAAAACCGGATTGCGCTGCACTACATACTGGCTACGGCGGCGCTGGTGGCGGTGGTGTATGGCATGGTGTATGGCGTGGTGAAAAACCAGGTGTATGCCGATCTGGATGCCAGCCTGCGCTTCGAGGCGGCCAAGCACATGAGGGAGCTGGTGGTGGAAAACGGCCGGTTTCGGTTTGCCCGCAAGGAAGAATGGCAGGAGCGGGAGCACCGTGAGGTGCAAGTGAATCCGGTGTTTATTCAGGTGGCCGACCTGCAGGGCCGCCCCATGGACCGCTCGCCCAACCTCAACAATGCCCGCCTGGTGTTCGACCCGGCCGCCGACGGCCACGTGCCGCTGAACGCGCTGCTGCGCGGCGAGGCTATCCGGCAGGTGCAGGAGCCGGTGCTGCGCAACGGCCGGCCGGTGGGCTACCTGCTGGCCGCCATTTCCTCGGAGTCGGCGATGCACGTGCTGCAAAGTCTGGAAACGGTGCTGCTGGGCTCGTTTCCAGTGGTGCTGCTGGTGCTGTTTGGCATTGCGCGGCTGCTGGCGGGGCGCAGTATTTCGCCCATTGCGGCCATTACGGCTACCACCAACCGCATCACCCAGAGCAACCTGGCCGAGCGCATTGCCCTGCCGCCCCGCCCCGACGAGCTGCACACGCTGGCCTCGGCCATCAACCAATTGCTGGAGCGCATGGAAAAAGCCGTGGTCCGCGAAAAGCAGTTCACGGCCGACGCCTCGCACGAGCTGCGCACGCCGCTGGCCGTGCTCAAGGGCACGCTGGAAGTGCTGGTGCGCAAGCCCCGCAGCGCCGCCGAGTACGTCGAGAACATCACGCTCAGCGTTCAGGAAATAGACCGCCTCACGCACCTCGTGGACCAGCTGCTGCTGCTGGCCCGCTTTGACAGTGCCCCGCAGGTTGAGCACCGGCAGGAGCTGCCAGTGCTCAGCAGCGTGCACGACGTGCTGCACCGCCGCCGCGCTGCCCTGGAAGCCCGCCGCATCCGGGTAGACGTGCAGGACGCCGACACGCCGCCCATCCACTCCGACCCCTATCTGGTAGACCTGATTCTGGACAACCTGCTGGATAACGCCGTGAAATATTCGCCGGCCGGCTCCACCATCACGGTAGCGCTGGATGAGGCCGGCGCCCGCCAGCGCTGCACCATTTCCGATGAGGGCATCGGCATCCGGCCCGAAGACCTGGGCCGCATCTTCGACCCGCTGTATCGCTCCGACGCCCTGGCGCACAAGGAAATCGGCGGTACCGGGCTGGGCCTGTCCATCGTGGCGCGGGCCTGCGCGTTGCTGGGCATTGAGCTGGCCGTGGCCAGTGAGCTGGGGCGCGGCAGCACGTTCACGCTGCTGTTTCCGGCCGGTTGA